One window of Pseudomonas urmiensis genomic DNA carries:
- a CDS encoding NIPSNAP family protein gives MITCHLRYVIDPYQIPAFEHYSRLWIHLVNRMGGTHHGYFLPCEGANNIAYALFSFPSLAAYEQYRKDSETDPECIAAFALATEQRFILSYERSFLRPVLD, from the coding sequence ATGATTACCTGCCACCTCAGATACGTCATCGACCCCTACCAGATCCCTGCCTTCGAGCACTACTCACGGTTGTGGATTCATCTGGTCAACCGCATGGGCGGCACCCACCATGGTTATTTCCTGCCTTGCGAGGGCGCCAACAATATCGCCTACGCACTGTTCAGTTTCCCAAGCCTTGCGGCGTACGAACAGTACCGCAAAGATTCTGAAACCGATCCAGAATGCATCGCCGCGTTCGCCCTGGCGACCGAGCAGCGGTTCATTCTGAGTTATGAGCGAAGCTTCCTGCGGCCGGTGCTCGACTAA
- a CDS encoding YoaK family protein, translated as MLTHTAYLHSAKRARLQRLRGRVGLGLVAGLSVLAGMTDAIGLLAMGDFVSFMSGNTTRLAAAISQADLALVVRLALAIVGFVVGNALGVMLVRSFKRKAWPVLLIVASLLTSAGLWPVPTALPALLTAILAMGMINAVVEQVNGLPIGLTYVTGALSRFGRGLGRWLLGERRNGWRVQLVPWTGMLLGAALGAWLQQRLGLIALIGSGALASVLALVCAFIPRAWQLGYLPR; from the coding sequence ATGCTCACCCATACCGCTTACCTGCACAGTGCCAAACGCGCCAGGTTGCAACGCTTGCGCGGGCGCGTCGGCTTGGGCCTGGTCGCCGGGCTGTCGGTGCTGGCGGGAATGACCGATGCCATCGGCCTATTGGCGATGGGCGATTTCGTCTCGTTCATGAGTGGCAACACCACCCGCTTGGCCGCAGCCATCAGCCAGGCCGATCTGGCCCTGGTGGTGCGTCTGGCGCTGGCGATTGTTGGCTTCGTGGTCGGCAATGCCCTTGGCGTGATGCTGGTGCGCAGCTTCAAGCGCAAGGCCTGGCCGGTGCTGTTGATTGTCGCCAGCCTGCTGACCAGCGCTGGCCTGTGGCCGGTACCGACGGCATTGCCAGCGCTGCTCACGGCGATCCTGGCCATGGGCATGATCAATGCCGTGGTCGAGCAAGTGAATGGCCTGCCGATCGGCCTGACCTATGTGACCGGTGCGCTGTCACGCTTCGGTCGCGGGCTTGGGCGCTGGCTGCTGGGCGAGCGGCGCAATGGCTGGCGGGTGCAGTTGGTGCCTTGGACTGGCATGTTGCTGGGCGCCGCGCTGGGGGCTTGGTTGCAACAACGGCTGGGGCTGATTGCGCTGATTGGCAGTGGCGCGCTGGCCAGCGTACTGGCTTTGGTCTGCGCCTTCATCCCCAGGGCTTGGCAACTGGGCTACCTGCCGCGCTAG
- a CDS encoding LysR substrate-binding domain-containing protein — protein MGAVLPLLALRAFTETARLGSLKAAAHRLGVTPGAISQQIRQLEDRLGATLLLRSRQGVQLTEAGARLHPGLLRGFGQIENALAELEAMTAEQTLTVSTVPSFASCWLVPRLADFSARHPGIEVRVEATAQLVDLHHERVDIALRHGLGHYPGLESIALLAPVLLPVASPALLGKGPAIQSPADCLHYPLLQDSDRADWALWLQAHGVEPDSRVRRGPSFDEDLLLLRAAAMGQGIALVQDNHAQEELQSGRLVVVLDLPWPARFAYYAVARPNALQRAPVSAFIDWLRHQANLASPVLPTV, from the coding sequence ATGGGCGCTGTGCTTCCTTTACTGGCCCTGCGGGCATTCACTGAAACCGCGCGCCTGGGTAGCCTCAAGGCCGCTGCGCACCGGTTGGGGGTGACGCCTGGGGCGATCAGCCAACAGATTCGCCAACTTGAAGACCGGCTGGGCGCTACGCTGCTGCTGCGCAGTCGCCAGGGCGTACAACTGACCGAAGCAGGAGCGCGTTTGCATCCAGGTTTGCTGCGCGGTTTCGGCCAGATTGAAAACGCCCTGGCTGAGCTTGAGGCAATGACGGCCGAGCAAACCCTGACCGTGAGTACCGTGCCGTCTTTTGCGTCGTGCTGGCTGGTGCCGCGGCTGGCCGATTTCAGTGCCCGGCACCCGGGCATCGAAGTGCGGGTGGAGGCCACGGCGCAGCTGGTGGATTTGCACCATGAGCGCGTCGACATCGCCTTGCGCCATGGCCTGGGGCACTATCCGGGGCTTGAGTCGATTGCATTGCTGGCCCCGGTGCTGCTGCCAGTCGCCAGCCCCGCATTACTGGGCAAAGGCCCGGCCATCCAGAGTCCGGCGGATTGCCTGCACTATCCGCTGTTGCAAGACTCCGACCGCGCCGACTGGGCACTATGGCTACAGGCGCATGGCGTGGAGCCTGACAGCAGGGTCAGGCGCGGGCCGAGCTTTGATGAGGATCTGTTGTTATTGCGCGCAGCGGCGATGGGCCAGGGCATTGCTCTGGTGCAAGACAATCATGCCCAGGAAGAGTTACAAAGTGGCAGGTTGGTGGTGGTGCTGGACCTGCCCTGGCCCGCGCGCTTCGCCTATTACGCGGTTGCTCGCCCGAATGCCTTGCAGCGTGCGCCGGTATCCGCGTTCATCGATTGGCTCAGGCATCAGGCGAACCTTGCATCGCCAGTGTTGCCCACCGTCTGA